In Archocentrus centrarchus isolate MPI-CPG fArcCen1 chromosome 16, fArcCen1, whole genome shotgun sequence, a single window of DNA contains:
- the LOC115794968 gene encoding cingulin-like protein 1, which translates to MNRPNSGAGLVSASPFTTVSELIALREAFKSLQVENYKLKEDVQRVQHQLKEEEKGKMEAKMEVENIKKELRAVKKELEEEKKGKEHVETDAEDLKKKLQEVEEALEEEVKARLEAKDENRKIKEDLLELVKAFEEVEREMHERAEDETKTVMQKLQEVEEALEEEVKASLEAKDENRKIKEDLLELVKAFEEVEREVHERAEDETKTVKQKLQEVEEALEEEVKARLEAKDENRKIKEDLLELVKAFEEVEREMHERAEDETKTVMQKLQEVEEALEEEVKASLEAKDENRKIKEDLLELVKAFEEVEREVHERAEDETKTVKQKLQEVEEALEEEVKARLEAKDENRKIKEDLLELFKAFEEEEMEMHERAEDETKTVKQKLREVQHVLQEEIKEKLMVKKDSEDLKNELLATKQKLEEEKIEVSINTNMPETEMTAKECKRALKQLKLEHKAAKKNLKVKAKEAKKKLKGKVKEAEQQLLNTMKELKKQKKSTKT; encoded by the coding sequence ATGAACAGGCCAAACTCCGGAGCAGGACTGGTGAGCGCCTCGCCCTTCACAACCGTCTCAGAGCTTATCGCGCTGCGCGAGGCCTTTAAGTCCCTGCAGGTGGAAAACTACAAGCTCAAAGAAGATGTGCAACGAGTTCAACATCAacttaaagaggaagaaaaagggaaaatggagGCAAAGATGGAAGTAGAGAACATAAAGAAGGAGCTGAGAGCAGTAAAGAAagaattagaagaagaaaaaaaaggaaaagagcatgTGGAGACGGATGCGGAAGATCTCAAAAAGAAActacaggaagtggaagaagccCTAGAGGAGGAAGTCAAAGCAAGACTGGAGGCTAAAGATGAAAATAGGAAAATAAAGGAGGACTTGTTAGAATTAGTCAAAGCATTTGAAGAGGTAGAAAGGGAGATGCATGAGCGGGCAGAGGACGAAACCAAAACTGTGATGCAGAAGctacaggaagtggaagaagccCTAGAGGAGGAAGTCAAAGCAAGTCTGGAGGCTAAAGATGAAAATAGGAAAATAAAGGAGGACTTGTTAGAATTAGTCAAAGCATTTGAAGAGGTAGAAAGAGAGGTGCATGAGCGGGCAGAGGACGAAACCAAAACTGTGAAGCAGAAGctacaggaagtggaagaagccCTAGAGGAGGAAGTCAAAGCAAGACTGGAGGCTAAAGATGAAAATAGGAAAATAAAGGAGGACTTGTTAGAATTAGTCAAAGCATTTGAAGAGGTAGAAAGGGAGATGCATGAGCGGGCAGAGGACGAAACCAAAACTGTGATGCAGAAGctacaggaagtggaagaagccCTAGAGGAGGAAGTCAAAGCAAGTCTGGAGGCTAAAGATGAAAATAGGAAAATAAAGGAGGACTTGTTAGAATTAGTCAAAGCATTTGAAGAGGTAGAAAGAGAGGTGCATGAGCGGGCAGAAGACGAAACCAAAACTGTGAAGCAGAAGctacaggaagtggaagaagccCTAGAGGAGGAAGTCAAAGCAAGACTGGAGGCTAAAGATGAAAATAGGAAAATAAAGGAGGACTTGTTAGAATTATTCAAAGCATTTGAAGAGGAGGAAATGGAGATGCATGAGCGGGCAGAGGACGAAACCAAAACTGTGAAGCAGAAACTGCGGGAAGTGCAGCATGTGCTCcaagaagaaattaaagaaaagctgatggtcaaaaaagactcagaagatctaaaaaatgaattattggccacaaaacaaaaactagaggaggaaaaaatagaagtttctataaatacaaacatgcccgagactgaaatgacagcaaaagaGTGTAAAAGAGCTCTCAAACAGCTCAAACTAGAACACAAAGCAGCCAAGAAGAATttaaaagtgaaagcaaaagaggccaaaaagaaactgaaaggaaaagtgaaagaggccgagcagcagctgctgaacacaatgaaagagctgaagaagcagaagaaatccACTAAGACTTGA